One part of the Brachyspira sp. SAP_772 genome encodes these proteins:
- a CDS encoding HEAT repeat domain-containing protein has product MKKVLSIIVIILFSVSCSQKDLTLRRLDDVNKASKKLQDNKDDEEVLLEVLNAAQNGGREVRAEAIWVLGNIEAEIAYSDFLKSSVEDPDFNVRCLSIHGLGRLEAKTPEAIDSIKRAISDTDLQVQIEALKVAGNLKAPELLNSILGSLSSKNKWVRMAAIEALKDYDDNRVDRSLNLLSSTDNDYAVKSTIEQVLKYRNEKGM; this is encoded by the coding sequence ATGAAAAAAGTTTTAAGCATTATCGTTATAATATTATTTTCTGTATCTTGTTCACAGAAAGATTTAACTTTAAGAAGGCTTGATGATGTTAATAAAGCTTCAAAGAAATTGCAGGATAATAAAGATGATGAAGAGGTATTATTAGAAGTACTTAATGCTGCACAAAATGGCGGAAGAGAGGTTAGAGCAGAGGCTATATGGGTGCTTGGAAATATTGAGGCAGAGATAGCTTATAGTGATTTTTTGAAGTCTAGTGTTGAAGACCCTGATTTTAATGTGCGTTGTTTATCAATACATGGTTTAGGCAGGCTGGAAGCTAAAACTCCTGAGGCAATAGACAGTATAAAGAGAGCTATATCTGATACTGATTTACAAGTACAAATAGAGGCTTTAAAAGTTGCTGGTAATTTAAAAGCTCCTGAACTTTTAAATTCCATACTTGGAAGTTTATCTAGTAAAAACAAGTGGGTGAGAATGGCGGCTATTGAAGCTTTGAAAGATTATGATGATAATAGGGTGGACCGCTCTCTTAATTTGCTTTCTTCTACGGATAATGATTATGCTGTGAAATCTACTATAGAGCAGGTTTTAAAATATAGAAATGAAAAAGGAATGTAA
- a CDS encoding D-alanine--D-alanine ligase, producing MLLTTELKNKILKEFQGKKIAVLHGGISDEREVSLRSGKNVFEALTSYKELKDNTILIDVKDHYELVETLKKENVEYCYNILHGTFGEDGTIQGLLDCLNIKYTGENTLVSSLCMNKVYTKRIWLSSNVSTVDFQLLEDAIKNNNISFNFPIILKPISSGSSVGVSLIKTEDEFENIVKDIKDTHNYFLEPYIKGKEVTVGLVRDNDDIYVFPILGINPKNEIYDYDAKYTPGKTEMEIPAKLDKQLENKLIENCKKAYDVLGCVGLCRIDAIIAEDGFINLMEVNTQGGMTNTSDIPAMAKNINMPFEDVVLYILSLAYKNV from the coding sequence ATGCTATTAACTACTGAATTAAAAAATAAAATATTGAAAGAATTTCAAGGAAAAAAAATAGCCGTGCTTCATGGAGGCATAAGCGACGAGAGGGAAGTTTCTCTTAGAAGCGGCAAGAATGTTTTTGAAGCTTTAACTTCTTACAAAGAATTAAAAGACAACACTATATTGATAGATGTTAAAGACCATTATGAATTGGTGGAAACTCTAAAAAAAGAAAATGTTGAATATTGCTATAATATATTGCATGGCACTTTTGGAGAAGACGGTACTATTCAAGGGCTTTTGGATTGTCTTAATATTAAATACACAGGCGAAAATACATTAGTTAGTTCTCTTTGTATGAATAAGGTTTATACAAAAAGAATATGGCTTTCTTCTAATGTTTCTACTGTTGATTTTCAGCTTCTTGAAGATGCTATAAAAAATAATAATATCTCTTTTAATTTCCCTATAATATTAAAACCTATTTCAAGCGGTTCTAGTGTGGGTGTTTCTTTAATAAAAACTGAAGATGAATTTGAAAATATTGTTAAAGATATAAAAGATACTCATAATTATTTTTTAGAGCCGTACATTAAAGGCAAAGAAGTAACCGTTGGTCTTGTACGTGATAATGATGATATATATGTGTTTCCTATACTTGGCATTAATCCTAAAAATGAAATATATGATTATGATGCTAAATATACTCCGGGAAAAACAGAGATGGAGATACCTGCAAAATTAGATAAACAATTAGAAAATAAATTAATAGAAAATTGTAAAAAGGCTTATGATGTTTTAGGCTGTGTGGGTCTTTGCAGAATAGATGCTATAATTGCTGAAGATGGTTTTATTAATTTGATGGAAGTTAATACTCAAGGCGGCATGACAAATACTTCTGATATACCAGCTATGGCAAAAAATATTAATATGCCTTTTGAAGATGTTGTTTTATATATACTTTCTCTAGCATACAAAAATGTATAA
- a CDS encoding Fur family transcriptional regulator: MNNTRNTIQKQVILNAVRELKNHPTSEEVYNYIKPNFPSISLGTVYRNLNLLSENNEIQKISIIDDAVRFDHITNEHYHFQCDKCKKLIDINLPYNKELDEAVSKKYNVEINKHDIVFIGVCKSCKSE, from the coding sequence ATGAACAACACTAGAAACACAATACAAAAACAAGTAATATTAAATGCTGTAAGGGAATTAAAAAATCACCCTACATCAGAAGAGGTTTATAATTATATTAAACCAAATTTCCCGTCTATTAGTTTAGGAACAGTTTATAGAAACCTTAATTTGCTTTCTGAAAACAATGAGATACAAAAGATTTCTATAATAGATGATGCTGTGAGATTTGACCATATCACTAATGAACACTATCACTTTCAATGTGATAAATGCAAAAAGTTAATAGATATTAATTTGCCTTATAATAAAGAATTAGATGAAGCTGTTTCTAAAAAATATAATGTAGAAATAAATAAACATGACATTGTATTTATAGGCGTTTGTAAATCTTGCAAATCAGAATAA
- a CDS encoding bifunctional 5,10-methylenetetrahydrofolate dehydrogenase/5,10-methenyltetrahydrofolate cyclohydrolase, with translation MPANILDVRELSKSIRAEIKEKVAFLINKPRIDFVYFDDDKSTELYFTHAKKMAENVGMVGELHKLSTNTTEKDFITLIEYLNEEKDISGIMLQMPLPKHIRREVVYETISTKKDIDAISNLNLGRILTSNDELIPCTVRSVMTILEHYNIKIEGANAVVVGRSEIVGKPLALSLLNKSATVTIAHSKTKDLKSVCKNADILCVSIGKAEFIDGEYIKDNAVVIDIGINVLEDGSIKGDVKFDEAVNIASMITPVPNGVGSLTTTMLLSNLLYLHTKYNNN, from the coding sequence ATGCCAGCTAATATACTTGATGTAAGAGAATTATCAAAAAGCATAAGAGCAGAAATTAAAGAGAAGGTTGCTTTTTTAATTAATAAGCCTAGAATAGATTTTGTTTATTTTGATGATGATAAATCTACAGAGTTATATTTCACTCATGCAAAAAAGATGGCAGAAAATGTTGGAATGGTAGGCGAGCTTCATAAGCTAAGCACAAATACAACAGAAAAAGATTTCATCACTCTAATAGAATATTTAAACGAAGAGAAAGATATTAGCGGTATAATGCTTCAAATGCCTTTGCCTAAGCATATAAGAAGAGAGGTTGTTTACGAGACTATATCCACAAAAAAAGATATTGATGCAATAAGCAATTTAAATCTTGGCAGAATTTTAACTTCTAATGATGAATTAATTCCTTGCACTGTAAGAAGTGTAATGACAATACTTGAGCATTATAACATAAAAATAGAGGGTGCTAATGCTGTGGTTGTTGGAAGGAGTGAGATAGTTGGAAAGCCTCTTGCTTTATCATTATTAAATAAATCTGCTACTGTTACAATAGCTCATTCAAAAACTAAAGATTTAAAAAGTGTTTGCAAGAATGCTGATATATTATGTGTGTCTATTGGAAAGGCAGAGTTTATTGACGGGGAATATATAAAAGATAATGCTGTTGTTATAGATATAGGAATCAATGTTCTTGAAGATGGTTCTATTAAGGGAGATGTAAAGTTTGATGAGGCAGTTAATATTGCATCTATGATAACCCCTGTACCTAATGGCGTTGGAAGTTTAACGACAACAATGCTTCTTTCAAACTTGCTTTACTTGCATACGAAGTATAATAATAATTAA
- a CDS encoding LrgB family protein, which yields MTALFQDNPLIAIVITLIAYIISYYIYNKTKLPILTPLVTSVILVGLSIYFMGVPYSVYNESGGKFINALVGPATVVLALPIYRNLPILKANLLVILFSIAIGSAIGIVGIYFTAKIMGVSENILLSLLPKSITTAIAVDVADSIGGVKSITVLAVVISGVAGAIIAPIVFKIFRIKSPLAKGISIGTASHAVGTSKAIEMGETEGAMSGLAIGIAGALTVVLLPILYKLLVTIW from the coding sequence ATGACAGCATTATTTCAAGACAACCCGCTAATTGCAATAGTAATAACTTTAATAGCATATATAATATCATACTATATTTATAATAAAACCAAACTCCCTATATTAACGCCTCTTGTAACGAGTGTAATACTTGTAGGTTTATCTATTTATTTTATGGGGGTGCCTTATAGTGTTTATAATGAAAGCGGCGGGAAATTTATTAATGCATTAGTGGGTCCTGCAACTGTTGTATTAGCTCTTCCAATATATAGAAATCTTCCAATATTAAAAGCGAATTTATTAGTAATACTTTTTAGCATTGCAATAGGAAGTGCCATAGGAATAGTTGGAATATATTTCACTGCAAAGATTATGGGCGTATCAGAAAATATACTTTTATCACTTCTTCCAAAATCAATAACTACTGCAATAGCTGTTGATGTGGCTGATAGTATAGGAGGTGTTAAATCTATCACTGTGCTTGCTGTTGTAATATCTGGGGTGGCTGGTGCTATAATTGCTCCTATAGTATTTAAAATATTTAGAATAAAATCGCCTTTAGCTAAGGGCATTTCAATAGGCACTGCATCGCATGCTGTTGGCACTAGTAAAGCCATAGAGATGGGAGAGACTGAAGGTGCTATGTCTGGGCTTGCTATAGGTATAGCTGGAGCTTTAACGGTTGTGCTGCTTCCTATACTATATAAACTGCTTGTTACTATATGGTAG
- a CDS encoding CidA/LrgA family protein: MKLIKQFSIIFFIYSISYILSKSLKLPIPGNVIGMFLLFFLLVFGIVKESDIDEASDILIKNMALLFVPASLAIVDEYKYIKEEIIPFLIICVFFVVVIMAATGLSAQFFENIVNKKRKIK, from the coding sequence ATGAAGTTGATAAAACAATTCTCTATAATATTTTTTATTTATTCAATATCATACATCTTAAGCAAATCTTTAAAACTGCCAATACCGGGAAATGTAATAGGAATGTTTTTACTGTTTTTCCTCTTAGTTTTTGGAATTGTAAAAGAAAGCGATATTGATGAGGCTAGCGATATATTAATAAAAAACATGGCTTTGTTATTTGTGCCTGCTAGTTTAGCTATAGTTGATGAATATAAATATATTAAAGAGGAGATAATACCTTTTCTTATAATATGCGTATTTTTTGTTGTGGTGATAATGGCTGCAACTGGTTTATCTGCACAGTTTTTTGAAAACATAGTTAATAAAAAAAGGAAAATAAAATGA
- a CDS encoding DUF3810 domain-containing protein — protein sequence MRNKITFLICIIFIAIVLKLITLSPKFVENFYSRKAYKAISGSIGRVTSNFNFSLGEILLFIFIILILLFFVLSIKKIIFEKEKLKLIFNFLYTIVCIAIIIYIVFMSVWGLNYYRFPLINNYQKYFFENNNITDEEAYNKLYLLAELLIKDLNELQTKMKYDNTINTNYQAVNRIVESEYNKVFEEFPYLEMYYSRTKPIKISQLFLRLQITGIYSPFTSEANVNTLIPYTSMPYTIAHEMAHKIGIAYEDEANFIAYLACSKHSDLFIQYSGAFEALLYVLSELNRDENYAMLISNLNEKTKEEIRYNYDFWNQYIGQLSNISHKVNDTYLKANNQIYGVKSYSKVVKLLIYYNMSKGLI from the coding sequence ATGAGAAACAAAATCACCTTTCTAATATGCATAATATTCATAGCCATAGTATTAAAACTCATCACATTATCACCAAAGTTTGTAGAAAATTTTTATTCAAGAAAAGCATATAAAGCAATATCTGGAAGCATTGGAAGAGTAACATCAAACTTTAATTTTTCTCTTGGTGAAATACTTTTATTTATTTTTATAATATTAATTCTTTTATTTTTTGTTTTATCTATAAAAAAAATAATATTTGAAAAAGAAAAGCTAAAATTAATATTTAATTTTTTGTATACAATAGTGTGCATTGCAATTATTATATATATAGTTTTTATGTCTGTATGGGGATTAAATTATTACAGATTTCCTCTCATCAATAATTATCAAAAATACTTCTTTGAAAATAACAATATCACAGATGAAGAAGCATATAATAAACTCTATTTATTAGCAGAACTATTAATAAAAGATTTAAACGAACTTCAAACAAAAATGAAATATGACAATACAATTAACACTAACTATCAGGCTGTTAATAGAATTGTAGAAAGTGAATATAACAAAGTCTTTGAAGAGTTTCCATATTTAGAGATGTATTATTCAAGAACCAAACCAATAAAAATATCACAACTTTTTTTAAGACTTCAAATAACAGGAATATACTCCCCATTTACTTCTGAAGCAAACGTTAATACACTTATACCATATACTTCTATGCCTTATACTATAGCTCATGAAATGGCTCATAAAATAGGAATCGCCTACGAAGATGAAGCTAATTTTATTGCATATTTAGCCTGCTCAAAACATAGTGATTTATTTATACAATATTCAGGAGCATTTGAAGCACTTTTATATGTGTTATCCGAACTTAACAGAGATGAAAATTATGCTATGCTTATTTCAAACCTTAACGAAAAAACCAAAGAAGAGATAAGATACAATTATGACTTTTGGAATCAATACATAGGTCAACTCTCTAATATAAGCCATAAAGTAAATGACACCTATTTAAAAGCGAACAATCAAATATATGGCGTGAAGAGTTATTCGAAGGTAGTAAAACTTTTAATCTATTACAATATGAGCAAAGGCCTTATATAA
- the rsmD gene encoding 16S rRNA (guanine(966)-N(2))-methyltransferase RsmD produces MHIISGYKKNKKIITPKRDFRPTQGKVREALFNIIDANDKTFLDLCAGSGAVGFEALSRGAKFAAFIEIDREAVKTIFTNAKNIFEENQYKIKRVSADDYVKRTNDTFDIIFFDPPYHSKIYHEVFLNIFERKLLNDDGYLFVEMGLEYYRSFLEKVEKYNYEIKTYGESVLIIFRNI; encoded by the coding sequence TTGCATATAATATCTGGATACAAAAAAAATAAAAAAATAATTACACCAAAAAGAGATTTTAGACCTACTCAGGGAAAGGTGAGAGAGGCTTTATTTAATATAATAGATGCAAATGATAAAACTTTTTTAGACCTTTGTGCTGGAAGCGGTGCTGTGGGGTTTGAGGCTTTAAGCAGGGGGGCTAAGTTTGCTGCATTTATAGAAATAGACAGAGAGGCTGTTAAAACAATATTTACAAATGCAAAAAACATATTTGAAGAAAATCAATATAAAATAAAAAGAGTATCCGCAGACGACTATGTTAAAAGAACAAACGATACTTTTGATATAATATTTTTTGACCCGCCTTATCATTCAAAAATCTATCATGAAGTATTTTTAAATATATTTGAAAGAAAATTGTTAAATGATGATGGATATTTATTTGTGGAGATGGGGCTTGAATATTATAGAAGTTTTTTAGAAAAAGTAGAAAAATATAACTATGAAATAAAAACTTATGGTGAAAGCGTTTTAATAATTTTTAGAAATATATAA
- a CDS encoding polymer-forming cytoskeletal protein produces MSKREMINSIIGEGSYFKGTYIVKGSFQIDGKFEGDLKIDGHLIIGTNGKVKTSTIITDSITIAGTLIGNISASNEVVLIETGRVLGNIEAPKIDVGEGAVIQGEMTITGGQKKNITKVVEDSFSDKVEAETIFENTDNEENKAN; encoded by the coding sequence ATGTCAAAAAGAGAGATGATTAATAGTATAATAGGTGAAGGTTCATATTTCAAAGGAACTTATATAGTAAAAGGGTCGTTTCAAATAGACGGTAAATTTGAAGGGGACTTAAAAATAGACGGGCATTTAATAATAGGCACTAATGGTAAAGTAAAGACAAGCACTATTATTACCGACAGCATAACAATAGCAGGTACTTTAATAGGCAATATATCAGCTTCAAATGAAGTAGTATTAATAGAAACAGGAAGGGTTTTAGGAAATATAGAAGCTCCTAAGATAGATGTTGGAGAGGGAGCTGTTATACAGGGCGAGATGACTATTACAGGCGGACAGAAGAAAAATATTACAAAAGTGGTAGAAGATTCTTTTAGTGATAAGGTTGAGGCAGAAACTATTTTTGAAAATACAGATAATGAAGAAAATAAAGCTAATTGA
- the map gene encoding type I methionyl aminopeptidase, whose product MAIKIKTQSEINLMRESGHILANVFKEVAKLVEPGISTKELDKFVYDYIRKQNAKPSFKGYGNPPFPGSICASINNEIIHGIPSKKRILKDGDIIGLDIGVYYKGYHSDRAFTFKVGNVSAEASRLVDTTMESFFNGIKQIRDGVHLGDVSYAIQKTAEDAGYSLVREFNGHGVGASLHEEPAVPNRGKKGFGPVLKTNMVIAIEPMVNMGHHAIYIEDDDWTVVTRDGSLSAHYEHTVAVKEDGVEILTALEDDEIVNKYMNS is encoded by the coding sequence ATGGCTATTAAAATAAAAACACAATCAGAAATAAATTTAATGCGTGAAAGCGGACATATATTAGCAAATGTATTTAAAGAGGTTGCTAAATTAGTAGAACCCGGAATATCTACAAAGGAACTTGATAAGTTTGTTTATGATTATATAAGAAAGCAAAATGCTAAACCTTCTTTTAAAGGTTATGGTAATCCTCCGTTTCCCGGTTCAATATGTGCTTCTATAAACAATGAAATAATACATGGTATACCTAGCAAAAAAAGAATATTAAAAGACGGAGATATAATAGGTCTTGATATAGGTGTTTATTATAAAGGATATCATTCAGATAGGGCATTTACTTTTAAGGTTGGCAATGTATCTGCAGAAGCTTCAAGACTTGTAGATACAACAATGGAATCTTTTTTTAATGGAATAAAGCAAATAAGAGATGGTGTTCATTTGGGAGATGTTTCTTATGCTATACAGAAAACTGCAGAAGATGCTGGTTATTCTTTGGTGAGAGAGTTTAACGGTCATGGTGTTGGTGCTAGTTTGCATGAAGAGCCTGCTGTGCCTAATAGAGGAAAGAAAGGTTTTGGACCTGTGCTTAAAACTAATATGGTAATAGCAATAGAACCTATGGTTAATATGGGACATCATGCTATATATATAGAAGATGATGATTGGACTGTTGTTACAAGAGATGGTTCTTTATCTGCCCACTATGAACATACTGTTGCAGTTAAAGAAGATGGTGTTGAGATACTTACTGCTTTAGAAGACGATGAGATAGTTAATAAATATATGAATAGTTAA
- a CDS encoding lipopolysaccharide assembly protein LapB, whose product MKHFLFIFLFFCLSLYSQTNTAITSLRIDTNFFMSSFDGKLQPAWVYIGEAKRAINDGNTPYALFIMNKTLLYYPENADAHYLLGMIYESEAGSPAEQGGIATYRLAVEEYKKSIQFANNLTIPSYKYDAYFNLLDIYEKLIDQTNYAQTEQEIINMAERSYNKMEKGRIYFKLAEHYDARNRRTSAIDYYRQSYLNGYRQKLSLFRISIIYRKMRNYVQEKETLMLASGYSFQNEEPSNFEVEKIIINRLEQLKNVKIPKKIF is encoded by the coding sequence ATGAAACATTTTTTATTTATATTTTTATTTTTTTGTTTATCTTTATATTCTCAAACAAATACAGCTATTACAAGTTTAAGAATAGATACTAATTTTTTTATGTCCTCTTTTGACGGCAAATTGCAGCCTGCTTGGGTTTATATAGGTGAGGCTAAAAGAGCTATAAATGATGGTAATACTCCTTATGCTTTATTTATTATGAATAAAACTTTATTGTATTATCCAGAGAATGCTGATGCACATTATTTATTAGGTATGATATATGAAAGTGAAGCAGGAAGCCCTGCAGAGCAAGGCGGAATTGCTACATATCGTTTGGCTGTAGAAGAATATAAAAAATCAATACAATTTGCTAATAATTTAACTATCCCTTCATATAAATATGATGCTTATTTTAATTTGCTTGATATATATGAAAAGCTTATAGACCAAACTAATTATGCACAAACAGAACAAGAAATTATTAATATGGCTGAGAGAAGCTATAATAAAATGGAGAAGGGTAGAATATATTTTAAATTGGCAGAGCATTATGATGCAAGAAACAGAAGAACATCAGCTATTGATTATTATAGGCAATCATACTTAAATGGTTACAGACAAAAATTATCTTTATTTAGAATATCTATAATATATAGAAAGATGCGTAATTATGTACAAGAGAAAGAGACTCTTATGCTTGCAAGCGGATATAGTTTTCAAAATGAAGAGCCTTCCAATTTTGAAGTTGAAAAGATTATTATAAACAGATTAGAACAGCTTAAAAATGTAAAAATACCTAAAAAAATATTTTAA
- a CDS encoding alpha/beta fold hydrolase, with the protein MAFFDLSIDELYQYKGSSVEPNDFDSFWLSTIKENNHKPEAKYNLIQTHLKFFDVYEVSFFGYKKHTINGWYIAPKNSDKLTCVVQYLGYGNGKDLPIHHILFPSAGYSVFVMETRGQGAEDGNGASTIDPEGYGVHADGFLTKGILDKNDYYYKRVFIDALKAIEAVKEHTSTEKVVINGSSQGGGIALAACALSEISNIKIEAMIADVPFLCDYKRASTITDTLPYNEIVRYCKTNRDKENIVFNTLSYFDGAFFAKRAKAKALFSVGLMDILVPPSTVFAAYNNYAGEKSIEVYTFNGHEGGDNYHIEKKLDFLSRL; encoded by the coding sequence ATGGCTTTTTTTGATTTATCTATAGACGAACTTTATCAATATAAAGGAAGCTCTGTTGAGCCAAATGATTTTGACAGTTTTTGGCTTAGCACTATAAAAGAAAATAATCATAAACCAGAGGCAAAATATAATTTAATACAAACGCATTTAAAATTTTTTGATGTTTATGAAGTAAGTTTTTTTGGCTATAAAAAGCATACTATAAACGGTTGGTATATAGCACCGAAAAATAGCGATAAATTAACTTGCGTAGTTCAATATTTAGGATATGGAAATGGTAAGGATTTGCCTATTCATCATATATTATTTCCATCTGCAGGATATAGTGTATTTGTAATGGAGACTAGGGGGCAGGGAGCTGAAGATGGTAATGGAGCTTCTACTATTGACCCTGAAGGCTATGGAGTGCATGCTGATGGTTTTCTCACAAAAGGCATATTAGACAAGAACGATTATTATTATAAAAGAGTTTTTATAGATGCTCTAAAAGCAATAGAAGCAGTTAAAGAACATACATCAACAGAGAAAGTTGTTATAAATGGTTCTAGTCAAGGAGGAGGAATTGCCTTAGCTGCTTGTGCATTAAGTGAGATTTCAAATATAAAAATAGAAGCTATGATAGCAGATGTTCCTTTTTTGTGTGATTATAAAAGGGCTTCTACAATTACAGACACTTTGCCTTATAATGAAATAGTGAGGTACTGCAAAACAAATAGAGATAAAGAAAATATAGTTTTTAATACGCTTTCATATTTTGACGGAGCATTTTTTGCTAAGAGAGCTAAAGCAAAAGCATTATTTTCTGTTGGTCTTATGGATATATTAGTGCCTCCTTCAACAGTGTTTGCTGCTTATAATAATTATGCAGGAGAGAAGTCTATTGAGGTTTATACTTTTAACGGGCATGAAGGCGGGGATAATTATCATATAGAAAAGAAGCTCGATTTTTTGAGCAGATTATAA
- a CDS encoding ATP-dependent helicase, with the protein MALMLNEEQKKAVEHINGPMLALAGAGSGKTRVITERIAYLIKNGVEPSNILAVTFTNKAANEMRDRIAALLKEKPKQLVISTFHSFCVRVLKLDIDKLGYKKNFSIYSSSDSRTLIRNILREVKVNTLNYDENLFAWYIDRYKNNLIKPNEVVPHDDLEKIAKRVYEVYQNYLKGYNAVDFNDLINLTIDLYIHFPDVLDKYQERFKYIMVDEYQDTNLAQYKLTSLLASKYKNIVVVGDDDQSIYAFRGADVSNILSFENEYPEAKIITLNKNYRSTKAILEAAHAVISNNTQRKAKEVVAVNDEGIPPVIMPCEDERDEAQFVAENITQTAISKNLNYENFAILFRMNSQSRIFEEALRFRGIPYTVVGAFQFYERKEIKDILAYLNLFVNPEDEVSLLRVINIPKRGIGAVAINNLNEISIKNGVSLYQTLLDYENIDDIPPKAKTGIKDLLDIIHHYNEVFTVDKNTLEKPKLYENINKFLDTIAYHNEVLNSSDTKEQGSKKIENIESLMNGIAEYEKGNKNATLKNYLDRILLMSIEENNEEEKKKGVMLMSIHAAKGLEFPYVYICGMEDGILPHHKSSSDREIEEERRLCYVAMTRAKKHLTLTYCMKRKKQGRDVECTPSIFLEEMRKGLPEDMAMDEEEFFSNLKATLKPDS; encoded by the coding sequence ATGGCATTAATGTTAAATGAAGAGCAAAAAAAAGCTGTAGAACATATTAACGGTCCTATGCTTGCATTAGCAGGTGCAGGCAGCGGTAAAACTAGAGTAATTACGGAGAGAATTGCCTATTTAATAAAAAACGGAGTAGAGCCTAGTAATATACTTGCTGTTACTTTTACAAATAAAGCCGCTAATGAAATGCGTGATAGAATAGCTGCTTTGCTTAAAGAAAAACCTAAACAATTAGTAATCAGTACTTTTCATTCTTTTTGTGTAAGGGTGCTTAAGCTTGATATAGATAAATTAGGATACAAAAAAAACTTTAGCATATATTCTTCTTCAGACAGCAGAACTCTTATAAGAAATATTTTGAGAGAGGTAAAAGTAAACACTCTTAATTATGATGAAAACCTTTTTGCTTGGTATATAGACAGATACAAAAATAATTTAATAAAACCAAATGAAGTAGTGCCTCATGATGACTTGGAGAAGATTGCTAAAAGAGTTTATGAGGTTTATCAGAATTATTTGAAAGGGTATAATGCTGTTGATTTTAATGACCTTATTAATTTAACTATTGATTTATATATTCATTTTCCTGATGTTTTGGATAAATATCAAGAGAGATTTAAATATATTATGGTTGATGAATATCAAGACACCAATTTAGCACAGTATAAACTCACAAGTCTTTTAGCTTCAAAATATAAAAATATAGTTGTAGTGGGTGATGATGACCAGAGCATATACGCTTTTAGGGGAGCTGATGTATCAAACATACTCTCTTTTGAAAATGAGTATCCAGAAGCTAAAATAATTACATTAAACAAAAATTATAGAAGCACTAAAGCAATACTTGAAGCGGCACATGCTGTAATAAGCAACAATACGCAAAGAAAAGCAAAAGAGGTTGTGGCTGTTAATGATGAGGGTATACCTCCTGTTATTATGCCTTGCGAAGATGAAAGAGATGAAGCACAGTTTGTAGCAGAAAATATCACACAAACTGCAATAAGCAAAAATTTAAACTACGAAAACTTTGCTATACTTTTTAGAATGAACTCTCAGTCGCGTATTTTTGAAGAGGCTTTAAGATTTCGAGGCATTCCATATACTGTAGTTGGTGCTTTTCAATTTTATGAAAGAAAAGAGATTAAAGATATACTTGCATATTTAAACTTGTTTGTTAATCCAGAAGATGAGGTTTCTCTTTTGAGAGTAATTAACATACCAAAAAGAGGAATAGGTGCCGTTGCAATCAATAATCTCAATGAAATAAGCATAAAAAACGGAGTGTCACTATATCAAACATTATTAGACTATGAGAATATAGATGATATACCTCCAAAGGCAAAAACAGGCATAAAAGATTTATTAGATATTATTCATCATTATAATGAAGTATTTACTGTTGATAAAAACACATTAGAAAAACCAAAACTCTACGAAAACATTAATAAGTTTTTGGATACAATTGCATATCATAACGAAGTATTAAACTCAAGCGATACAAAAGAACAGGGAAGCAAAAAAATAGAAAACATTGAATCATTAATGAACGGCATAGCAGAATATGAGAAAGGAAATAAAAACGCCACTCTAAAAAATTATTTGGATAGAATACTTTTAATGAGCATAGAAGAAAATAATGAAGAAGAAAAAAAGAAAGGTGTAATGCTTATGAGTATACATGCTGCAAAGGGTTTAGAGTTTCCTTATGTTTATATATGCGGTATGGAAGACGGCATACTTCCGCATCATAAAAGTTCATCAGACAGAGAGATAGAAGAAGAGAGAAGGCTTTGCTATGTTGCTATGACAAGAGCAAAAAAACATCTCACATTAACCTATTGCATGAAAAGAAAAAAGCAGGGAAGAGATGTTGAATGCACTCCGTCAATATTTTTGGAAGAGATGAGAAAAGGACTTCCAGAAGATATGGCAATGGACGAAGAAGAGTTTTTCTCAAACCTCAAAGCCACATTAAAGCCAGATTCTTAA